A single region of the Drosophila miranda strain MSH22 chromosome 2, D.miranda_PacBio2.1, whole genome shotgun sequence genome encodes:
- the LOC108157113 gene encoding uncharacterized protein LOC108157113 isoform X2, producing MNRSLPSNGSRSLGLPALLFTLVLCLVAQAASRPPTEDESDIAVLPPDMDNVEIHQVRMVDGVMQADHPVIMYKEDFVSEDYDPSKNETATTVHHKKHKHSRTHHHRQEPHQEKEEEKIVFDVLPDKPIVLNDDLEAAPKKNLEEAAELVKPTKEEWLRKSHKKYHSRQRRQTYTPCSHSSYYQTPSHAVYFQPPAPPSPYYYLPAKPSQRLPVSGKKPILPGKLPIWQDKTDENPTNPMSIGSRDDFLLHNSDPAEADFSIFNQPRPNPNEISGSSGSSSASGSDRGRDNISNSPPSVNNQVWGPISNSRPADERLEDTYPLDSPVPVAESAPLAPQPSYRQDALRFPEEFDYQPGSNCQRASQLCCSLYSRNIGSLYECFLYQGCEQTLSNIVANCS from the exons ATGAATCGAAGTTTGCCATCGAATGGCAGCCGCAGCCTCGGACTTCCGGCTCTGCTGTTTACCCTCGTACTGTGTCTAGTGGCCCAGGCCGCCAGTCGACCCCCGACGGAGGATGAGAGCGACATTGCAGTCCTGCCCCCGGATATGGACAATGTGGAG ATCCATCAAGTGAGAATGGTGGACGGTGTCATGCAGGCGGACCATCCGGTGATCATGTACAAGGAGGATTTCGTCAGCGAGGATTATG ACCCCAGCAAGAACGAGACGGCCACTACCGTGCACCACAAGAAGCACAAGCACTCACGGACGCACCACCATCGACAGGAGCCCCACCaagagaaggaggaggagaagatcGTCTTCGACGTCCTGCCCGACAAACCCATTGTGCTGAACGATGACCTGGAAGCGGCGCCGAAGAAGAACCTGGAGGAGGCCGCGGAGCTGGTGAAGCCAACGAAGGAGGAGTGGCTGCGGAAGAGCCACAAGAAGTACCACAGCCGCCAGCGTCGTCAGACCTACACTCCGTGCTCCCACTCCAGCTACTACCAGACCCCATCCCATGCGGTCTACTTCCAGCCTCCAGCACCGCCCTCTCCCTATTACTATCTGCCAGCCAAGCCATCACAAAG ATTGCCTGTGTCGGGAAAGAAGCCGATCCTGCCCGGCAAGCTTCCCATTTGGCAGGACAAAACGGACGAAAACCCCACCAACCCAATGAGCATTGGCTCCAGGGACGACTTCCTGCTGCACAACTCAGATCCAGCTGAGGCCGATTTCTCGATATTCAATCAGCCCAGGCCCAATCCCAATGAGATCAGTGGCAGTTCTGGCTCCAgctctgcctctggctctgacagagGACGGGACAATATCAGCAACAGTCCGCCTTCAGTGAACAATCAAGTCTGGGGACCCATCAGCAATTCCCGCCCAG CCGATGAACGTCTCGAAGACACCTATCCTCTTGACTCGCCCGTGCCTGTGGCAGAATCAGCGCCCCTGGCGCCACAACCCTCCTACCGGCAAG ACGCCCTGCGATTTCCCGAGGAGTTTGACTACCAGCCGGGCAGCAACTGCCAACGCGCCTCGCAGCTCTGCTGCAGTCTGTACAGCCGGAACATAGGCTCGCTATACGAGTGCTTCCTGTACCAGGGCTGCGAGCAGACCCTCTCCAACATAGTCGCCAACTGCTCGTAG
- the LOC108157113 gene encoding uncharacterized protein LOC108157113 isoform X1, which yields MNRSLPSNGSRSLGLPALLFTLVLCLVAQAASRPPTEDESDIAVLPPDMDNVEIHQVRMVDGVMQADHPVIMYKEDFVSEDYDPSKNETATTVHHKKHKHSRTHHHRQEPHQEKEEEKIVFDVLPDKPIVLNDDLEAAPKKNLEEAAELVKPTKEEWLRKSHKKYHSRQRRQTYTPCSHSSYYQTPSHAVYFQPPAPPSPYYYLPAKPSQRLPVSGKKPILPGKLPIWQDKTDENPTNPMSIGSRDDFLLHNSDPAEADFSIFNQPRPNPNEISGSSGSSSASGSDRGRDNISNSPPSVNNQVWGPISNSRPVSRPSWPQTQTTSRPWDSPPVTAAPSWSRPTPRATPSPKVTNCVWAIVNCCSKGSKKIRYNCFEEFGCSGAFWGINPCADETVLDADERLEDTYPLDSPVPVAESAPLAPQPSYRQDALRFPEEFDYQPGSNCQRASQLCCSLYSRNIGSLYECFLYQGCEQTLSNIVANCS from the exons ATGAATCGAAGTTTGCCATCGAATGGCAGCCGCAGCCTCGGACTTCCGGCTCTGCTGTTTACCCTCGTACTGTGTCTAGTGGCCCAGGCCGCCAGTCGACCCCCGACGGAGGATGAGAGCGACATTGCAGTCCTGCCCCCGGATATGGACAATGTGGAG ATCCATCAAGTGAGAATGGTGGACGGTGTCATGCAGGCGGACCATCCGGTGATCATGTACAAGGAGGATTTCGTCAGCGAGGATTATG ACCCCAGCAAGAACGAGACGGCCACTACCGTGCACCACAAGAAGCACAAGCACTCACGGACGCACCACCATCGACAGGAGCCCCACCaagagaaggaggaggagaagatcGTCTTCGACGTCCTGCCCGACAAACCCATTGTGCTGAACGATGACCTGGAAGCGGCGCCGAAGAAGAACCTGGAGGAGGCCGCGGAGCTGGTGAAGCCAACGAAGGAGGAGTGGCTGCGGAAGAGCCACAAGAAGTACCACAGCCGCCAGCGTCGTCAGACCTACACTCCGTGCTCCCACTCCAGCTACTACCAGACCCCATCCCATGCGGTCTACTTCCAGCCTCCAGCACCGCCCTCTCCCTATTACTATCTGCCAGCCAAGCCATCACAAAG ATTGCCTGTGTCGGGAAAGAAGCCGATCCTGCCCGGCAAGCTTCCCATTTGGCAGGACAAAACGGACGAAAACCCCACCAACCCAATGAGCATTGGCTCCAGGGACGACTTCCTGCTGCACAACTCAGATCCAGCTGAGGCCGATTTCTCGATATTCAATCAGCCCAGGCCCAATCCCAATGAGATCAGTGGCAGTTCTGGCTCCAgctctgcctctggctctgacagagGACGGGACAATATCAGCAACAGTCCGCCTTCAGTGAACAATCAAGTCTGGGGACCCATCAGCAATTCCCGCCCAG TGAGCCGACCCTCCTGGCCACAGACGCAGACGACGAGTCGGCCGTGGGACTCCCCGCCCGTGACTGCCGCGCCCAGCTGGTCACGACCCACGCCCAGAGCGACACCCTCGCCCAAGGTCACCAACTGCGTGTGGGCGATCGTGAACTGTTGCTCGAAGGGCAGCAAGAAGATCCGGTACAACTGCTTCGAGGAGTTCGGCTGCAGCGGCGCCTTCTGGGGCATCAATCCGTGTGCCGACGAGACTGTGCTCGATG CCGATGAACGTCTCGAAGACACCTATCCTCTTGACTCGCCCGTGCCTGTGGCAGAATCAGCGCCCCTGGCGCCACAACCCTCCTACCGGCAAG ACGCCCTGCGATTTCCCGAGGAGTTTGACTACCAGCCGGGCAGCAACTGCCAACGCGCCTCGCAGCTCTGCTGCAGTCTGTACAGCCGGAACATAGGCTCGCTATACGAGTGCTTCCTGTACCAGGGCTGCGAGCAGACCCTCTCCAACATAGTCGCCAACTGCTCGTAG